The DNA region gttcctgctgctgtggcactggcaCGGGGCTGGGTTTGCTGAGTATCCCCTCTCGCCAGGCGCCAAGCACAAGTCAATGCTGGAAGGTCACGGCACCCAGCTGCGGCGAGGCCGGGGCAAGCTGCTCTCCCGGGCAGGGCACAAGTCCAAGCGGATCGGGAACAAGGGCAGCATCAACATCCAGAACAAGGCGTTTCACTGCCAAGTCTGCGAGATCTACGTCAACTCCGAGACCCAGCTCAAGCAGGTGACAATGCCCTGGGAGTGCCTTGGCGCTGGGTGTGGGCACGCAGGGACTCAAGTGCGGGTAGCTGATGgtccctgcagggtgggtgcGCCCTGATAGGTGTCCCCATCGCAGTACAGTGAGCCACACAGTAccccagctgtcctggctccCAGTGATCCAGCTGTTTTCCTCCCCAGCACATGAGCAGCCGGAGGCACAAAgacaggctggcagggaagcCACCCAAGCCCAAGTACAGCCCCTACAACAAGCTGCAGAAGAATGCTGCCCTCGCAGTGAGTATTCTCAAGGTACCTgtctccctgcacagcactcGCTCGGTTTGCTCAGAGAGCCTCATTCACCGTCAGCCATCCTTTCAGTGAGTTACAGTAGCTGCTTCTCTTAAACCTTGGTTTCCATCACCACAGCTCAGCTTCTCCCCTCAAGGAgggtgagctgtgctggtgggttttgaGTCACGGGGATAACTCGGGAGCGCTTTGGCAGCAGCATCCACAATGGCAGCACTTGTGATTCCTCCACCTCTTCTGCAATCTCACGGtgtctcctcctccctccctgcagtccAAGCTGGCTTTGCAGAAGCACCTCACCAAAACCCTGGCAACCCGTTTCCTGCCAAGCCCGCTCACCGCCGCTGCTGTCTGCGCCATGCCTGGACCCCTCGCCTTGCGACCAGCAGCCGCCACCACCCTGTTCCAAGCCCCCATCCTCGGACCAGCCCTTTTCCGAACGCCGCCGGCCCACGTCCGCCCCACGCCGGGTCCCATCGTCTTCGCCCCCTACTAGAGCTGCTGGCCCAGCGAGGGTCTGTGCACCGTggccgggctgggctgcggGGGCTGCGCGCTGGGGGCAGCGCTTCTGGtacctgctctcctggctggtgGGAAAATGTAGTCGTAGACATCAACCCCAGCTTCTCCTTTGCTTGGAGAGGGCTCCCACTGGAGAGAGGTGCCCCAAGAGAGCCTGGCCAGCCCCGCCGCGCATCCCCACcgctcccccagcctgtgctggccccCTGCTCAGCAGATGAGCCCAGGCAGTGCACGGAAGAGGATAGTGTCCAGATCAGCAGGACCATCTCATGGCCAGAGCCTGCCTGTTCTTGGCCTGCTGTCTGCTTCTTCATCGCCCTCCCAGTTACCAGactggagggagaggagctggctggTCCCTGGGAGAAGGAGCATCCCTctggtccctgccagcccagtgGGAAGGGAACTGCGAGGGGAATCTCAGCCCAGCTCTTTCTGGGAGAAACAACCCCAGCACAAATGGGAAGCTGGCAGTTTCTctctcagcctgggctggctgtgcccttgccagccctgcacctgcctgtgctggcagggggTTTCTGTgccacccaccagcaccccgTCCCCACAGTTCCCTACGTCCCACCAGCCAAAGAGCCCCCGTGGTGGCAGGCACCGGCCACACTGACCATATCCTCACTCCGAGAGCAATAGCTGACCCCAGGGCCGGCGCCTCCTCCCTCCAAAGCACAcgggccctgccctggccccagAAGCACACGGGCATGTGGCTAAGCCGGGCCCCGCTCATGCCCAGCAAGGCCAGGAGTGCCAGGCTTGTCCGGTGCTGGCTCCCCAAGGAGGTGACCCTGTGCTTGGCACCTGTCCTTGTCTCTGTCCCACcgtggggacagccctgcccctACCTCCCGGGAGATGCTGTGAGGCTGAGTGAATGTCCCTAAAGCACTTTCAGTTCTCCAGTGAAAGGCAAcgctgctgctcacctgccgTGCACAGCCCTCCGATCCCATCCCAGCTAGGAGCTTCCAGGAAGTTACTGATGATTCCCAAAATCAAAGGTGTCCTCAGCAGCCTGGACAATCAGGTGGCAGGTGCACGCATAGCCTGCAGAGTGCCAGGCTCTGGAGGGACCCCGAGGCCATAGCTCTGCATTTCACTGTGCTCAGACAGCCCAGCCATGACCCGTCTGGGACTGTCACCGCGGCGCTCTGGGTGCCCAGCACGCTGCTGTACATAGAGAGAGTTGCATCCCAAATGGACCTTTCTCTGGAGGAACACCCCACCCTGATCTATGCAATCCAGGGGGCAGCTCACCCGCCGCATCGGCCGCCTGCGATTCCCTTTGGTGCTGAggcatccctgcagctggagcagtggtggcagcagaAGAACCAACGTGACGCTGAGCTCTGTCTCATCCCTGGCCCAGAGCGCTGGTTCAGACCTCTGCTGTGACTCccattccctcccagccctcgGGAAGAGGCAGGTTGGTGTGTGCACCTGGGAATCCACACGCACAAGCACACATATCTGACGTCTTGGCCATAAGCAGCGCCTGGATTTCAGAAGGATTTTGCCCAGCGTGCTCCACCGATGCTCAGGATGGGTCCTGGAACAGGGAGTGGCCAACGGGTGACTCAGATGGCTGAAACATAcctgcttcccagggctggagccttgGCAAGGGCAggacagctgcaggaaggagcacaCACCTGCAGGGTCTGTGGGCAGCACCAACCGCGGAGCCACCACTGCGCTCCTGCCGTGGAGACAGGAGAGTGAGGAAGCCCCTGGGTGTGAATTCACCTGCGCAGGGCATCCcttccccagggaaggaggagagtgGAGAGAGGGCACCAGGAGAAGAGTGAGCAGCTGTGCGTGGAGACAATGCAAAGGTCTTGCAGCAGTGGTGGGACATGTGGCTCGGAGCACAGCTGAGGGAAGCAAGGCTCCCTGCAGAAATGGCTTTGCCAGGGATAGGGAGATGgtcccacagcccaggggacaggagcctgtgctggtggggccccaggggacaggagggacgCTGTCCCTGTTCCCCAGTGCCAAGCAGTCTGTGGCCAGCATGTCCCCAGCCACCCCTGCCCGTCTCACTGTGCCCTTCCCAGGCCCTCAGGGTCACCCCCAGTCCGGCCACCGCAGCAGGACAATGGGTCCCCTCCTGTGCCATGAGCccctggtgctgtgcccagcccctcAGAAGCTgggggagccaggagcagctgggctgcagcttgcagagctgtgtggcacCAGCGGGCCTGTTCCCCTCCTTTGTTCCAaaaagcctgtgctggagccatGGCTGCTCCTTGCCCCTCACCAGTGGAGTCCTGACGCACTCCTGTTCTTGGCACTTTAACCCTGTGAAAGCCATTCCTTCTAGTGACAATAATACTGCAACGAGCTGCGTAAGAAACCCCCGTTATGGcatccccccaaatcccctcctgctctccaaaGCATTTACTGCCTTTGACTTAGCACATGCTGTACTAGGAGTAGGGATAGTCCATAGCGCTCGGTAACGTGTGCCCCTCTGTAAATAACCTTGGAGTGATGTGAAATTTGATtcaaaacaccagaaaaacagaacaaacccaAAATGGAATATCCAGACTCTAGGGACTTGGCCAGTACCCTCCTGTAATGTTCATTGTATATTTTTTGATGTACTATaactgttgggaaaaaaaaaaaaaaggaaaatattttgataacCGAATCTCATCGCTTTATTGTGTTACTCGGTAAATAAAAGGAACAAGTATAAACACACTGGGGCTTTTCATCAGTTCTTTTCCTTCATCCAGACTACCTGAAGGGAACAAGTgttgctgggcagggctgggacacctgtGCCTTGTCTTGTGGTGGTTCTGAGAAGAGGCAGCATTGTGACAGGTGGGCAGTGAGAGCTGCCATAGCCCACAGCATCTGGGGTGTGCAGGGTAAgtacagccccagctcctccaaggATCTAGGCATGCAGGTGAAGCACAACCCCATCTCCTCCAAGCTCATGGCTGAGTCTGCACTCAGGAAGAGGAGGGCTGGAATGGTGGATTTGGGCACCACAGCCTCAGGAacagcacctgccctgctctAGGCATTCCCTGAGGCAGCATGTCTGGATATTTCAGTGCATAAAGGAGCAGTGGACACTGCCAGGGtaagggacaagctgccaggaagcagcacaagagccagctggggcagggcaagGAGAGCTGCTTGGCTGGAGGCAGGGCCAGCACACAGACCCTGCCCACATGTTAtcaggaaatagaaaaagaggGAGCTGTTCCCTCCAGATGTGGAGCTGATGCCCACGttcctgccagcctgtgctgtgcctctgTTCCACTCTCCCAGCCTGCACCTGAGAGCAGAGGGGGTCACTGAGTGAATCCTGACCTTCCTGTAGCACCTTTgacagctgcaggggctgggcagggagaggagtgGTTCCCGGCCCACTGCCTCTCTCATCCACCAGGACCATCCCTAGCCCTGGGATGATTGTTCCTCCTGGCCACCTGCTTCCCACAGGCTCCGTGACACCAGACAGGACTCAGCAGGAGGTGTGCGCAAGGCAAGCAggaaggtgaggaagaggaggtgccaacagaagggaaggggaagcaggctcatccatccatggatccactGCCCTTGTTCTTGCGGCTCAGGGGAAAGGCAGACTtgctctgtggctgtgtcatCTTGCTGGCCAGGTAGATGAAGGGCTCGATCAGCGTGCGCCGGTCAGCCACGGACACCTCCCACAGCTTCACCTTCTCGCCCTTggcccagtgctgggctgcatcGTGGTCCACCCGGCGCTGCTCCTGCAGGTCACACTTGTTGCCCAAAACCACGATGGTGACCTGTTCCAAAAGGGTGAGAAGGGCCCCTGACGACcaagtgcagagctgcagggctggctggctctgccatGAGACCGTCAGTGGTGGGCCTGGCCCTGCCGCTGATTCCCCGTCCATGTCCAGCCCTTTTGAAACCCTATGATCTCAgtgctcccttcccctcctgctgggGTCTGTGTgtcccaaaccagccccaaagTGGAAGGAGGTTTTGAGCACCTGTATGCTCAGAGAGCACCCCAGGAGACAGCCTTTTACTGCTGGGAGTCTCCCAGACCAGGGACTCATCAGTATCGTGTGACAGGCTGGAGAAACCAAAGATGAGAACCTGCCCCAGGGGAGCAGATCCCACTCTGCATCCCCTTCTCCAGGGGCACTCACCTCCTTCTTGTCCTTGGACTTGTCGATCTCCTTCTTGAGCAGCTCGACACGCTTGAAGGACTCCTTGCTGTCGGTGCTGTAGACCAGCACGTAGCCGTCGGTGCAGGAGAAGCAGTGcttgggcagctccagcccgtcccgcagcccccgcgTGTCGTAGAAGCGCACCTGCTCCCTCACGCCGCGGTCGGTCTCGATGGAGCCCACGTAAATGTCCTCCTGCGTCTCGATCATCTCCGAGCCTGCCGGGGGTGGGCAGGGGACACGTGGGAACGCTGCCGGGGCCCCGGCCCAGCACGGCCGGTGCGTGTGGGGGTGACCAGGGACAGCCCAGAGGGATCCCCAGAGCCGGCGCTGCCCAGGGCCCGCCACACCCCGGGGGAGCCGCGGAGCGGCCTCTGCCCGGCGCCGCACTCACCGACCACATGGTTCCCGtagagcagctgctccaggatggaGGTTTTGCCCACCGAGGCCTGCCCGCACACCACCACCTTGCAGCTCTTGCCCATCCCGCCTCaccggggcggcggcggccgagcctcgccggcggcggcggcgggagggacGCGGCGGCACCACAGCGCCCCCGTGTGGGCGGGCGGACCGCGAGCCCCGGCGCGGCCCTGCGCGGGAGAGGCGCGGTCTCGATAAaccccgcccgccgcccggtCGGGTCCCGCCTCCCTCCCGGTACCGGCCCCGCCCGATGCCGCCGCCGGGCTCCTCCGCGGGCGCCCCCTGCCGGTcgggccccgccccgcccctccgGCGGAGGTCCCGCCCGTTCCGGCCctcgccccgccccgccccgccccggcccggcccagccccgcgCGGtaagatggcggcggcggcggcggctgagGCCGAGTGCGATGTGGTCATGGCGGCGCCCGACGGGCCCGGAGAGACCGACAGCGACGAGGAGGCGCGCAGGTAGAGCGGCGGCCCGGGCGGGGAAAGGGCGGCCCCTGTCCCTCCCGGTGGGCGGGCCGCGGCCCGGCGAGGCTGGAGTGCCGCAGGGCCCGGGGCCGCGGTGCAGGGCGGCCGCCGGTGCTCGGCAGGGCCGGGAGCGCGCCCGGGGGCTGCGGTCGGTCCTTGCCGGGGCGGACCCCGCGGGCAAAGTCCCGTGTGCGGgccggccgggagcggcggcgcccCGGGGCTCCGCtgcggggccggcgggcggtGACAGCCCCGGGCCGCACGCGGCGGGGCCCGGGAGCCGCCGGCTTTGCGACGCGGTGCCGCTGTGTCCCAGTGAGCTGCCGGGATCGCAGCATCCTCCCGGTACCGGGGTGTCCCAGAAGTGCCGTTCACGCCCTGTCTCCCGAGGCCACGCACCCTGCCCGGTGTCGCGGGAGCCCGTCCTCCCCCTCGCTGCGGAGGGAAGGATTAAACTCGTGGCAAGAGGCGGCTCCGAACTCCCGAGCCCTTTGCTGCTCCGTCGCCGCGTTCCCCCGGTTCTGGGCCGTTTGAAACCCGCCCAGAGCGGGTTCCACTCCGTCCTGCCTTGCTGTGGATAACGGGAAAGGTGCAGCTCCGGGAATGCTCCATCATCCCGGAGCTCCCGGTCTGTCCGTGCCGTGCTCTGGTGCACCGGGGAGCTGCCGGTGTCGCCTGAGGCAGGCTGAGGTGGGATCCCCACCTGTCCTGCACGTTTTATCCCCAGGAGTGAGTGAGCTCTCCTGGAAACTCCACTGGTTTTCCAGAGTGGCAGGTGCTGGGTTCATACccctggagggaaggagctgttcctggaggagctggggtgtTTGCTCTGGAAGATGATTCAGTGAACgaagaagaggaaacaaaaccaaaagtggCCTCTGAGGAATGGTGGTTTCAGGCTCCCATTGATGGCTCAAGGGATCCCGTGGAATTGAGGCCTGAGGAGCGGCTCCCTGGGGAGATCCGgctgagcaggaagggaggagctgctgaggaggcacTTGGGGCTCGCAGAGCGCTGGCATCGCCcagcctgtggggctgggatgggccTGTGTGGGCACATCGCTCCTGCCCCCTGGGCAAGTGAAATACGGTGTTTGAAATGGTGGAAATTCACAGAGGTAAAACCCTGGCTGAAGGCACAGGTGTCTGCAGGTACTGACCTCCAGCTCGTTTCTTCCTTCCTGAGGCTGTGCTATGCAGCACTCTCATTAGTTTTCCTTTCAATGTTTCCTTCTCGTATTCTTTTGGGAATGCTTCACCTTTCCCTTGCTAAAATGGATCCATATGGGCAGGAGCTGATTCCTTGGTGTTGCTCTgggggagccagccctgcacaccccGATTTCTTTGCAGTTCTGTGCATTAACCTCTTCCCTaccccagccctgtgtgtttCACTGCAGTAGCTCGGTTGTTTCTGGCTCTTGTTGAAATCAGAGCAGTAAGTGCTGTGTGGGGAGTGGAGCTGGAGCCTCAGAAGGTGTCAGGTGTTTGTGAAACATCCCAGGCCAGGTAAGAGCTGGGTGAGCTCCACATGGGACACGCTGATTTGGTGCAGCCTTTGGGGGTGTATCTGCACTCACTTCcataaaaatcagcagaaataaGGGAAAACCTTTTCAGAATCCTTGTGATAACTCATCAACGAGGGTTCCATGTTCTGTTGTTTCCATTTAGGGATTACAGTATGACAGAATATGGATACTTTGCTCAAGGACTCACCTTTGTCCAAATACACAATTCCGTTCTCCGTGGCTTAGTAAAACTGGAAAGTTAGAAAACGAGCAAAAGGGGAGATCTGCATTTCAGAATGGCTGTAACTAATGccctgaagcagctgcagacaTGCCAGAGGGCTCCCAGGGTGTCCAGGGCACAGGAATGGAGTGTGGTCACAGGATAATTAttgtctgctgctgcctcatgGATTGTTGGGGTCCTGGCAGAAAGCGTTGATGTAATTGTGTTAATTTTATCCCTTGGTgcaccagtgcagagcagctgatggGCAGGACTGGGCCACCCCTAAAAAGTCACTTGTTTCttcaataattttaaaggtTTCTCACCCATGGGAACAgtttttccctgctcccagctgctttgTGAGCTTGGGCCCCTGGAGCTTTGCCATGGAGAATTTCCTTGTCATCTTCCTGGCACCTCTGGGTTCTGGCTCCCGTGCATGCTCCAGGCTGgatctttctcctccttcttcagCACTGGAGCATATGGaagctttgttttcttaaaaaacctCCAGCTGTCAGGGAAATACTGCTGGGAATTTTCAGaggccctgctgcaggctggggaggtGTTGGTGCCTCTGTGGGGGCATCAGCATTTCCCACAGCAAAGCGATGAGCACGGAGTGACCCAGCCAGGGTCCTGGAGGTTCTGGGTCACTGGCCAGGTCTGCAGGTGTTACCTGGAGCTTGTCAGGTGTTGGTGAGCACCGAGAGGCTTCTCCAGTGCATGCAGTGAGCTGCATCTCAGTGAGGCTCCTCCACAACAGATGTAATTTCTGGCCACTTTtggggcagcactggcaggaggGGGTGAATCATCTGAGGGGGGCACCAGGTCATTCTGGGAGAACCTGGAGACGGCTCTGCTATTCCTGTTCTGCCTGTAAATGGACCCTTGGGTTTCCCAGGTGATAAACCAGCCCATTTTACTCATCTggaattattttatgatctcATGGTCAtaccagaagcagcagaaggtaCTTGAGTAGTTGTTTGCTTTCCTGTGCGTCTGCAGAATATTTGAATATCCAGCTTGGGCAGTTGCTTTATCCAGTAGGGAAAGGTGATCCATAACTACAGTTTCAACCTATTTCTTTCACATGAAATGTGCTTTCTTGAGGTGAATTGTAACATAGATGCAGTTGTTTTCCCATGGAATTCTTAAACTGGTTGGCTTCCTTCATTCAGAGGGAATTGCTCCCTTCAAAAAAAGCAGTCTCAGGCTGATTCTAGACCCTTCCATGGGTTTTCACAAAAGTTACACTGTGgccctgccaggcaggatggGGCCATTGCTGGGAATTAGGTTAATTCCGAGCTCCGGGAATTACATAACGGCACAATTAAAGCTGGAGCTCGGCTGCTCTTCTCACTCGTGGCTGCAGGGAAGGTTTGGGTCAGTTCTTGCATTTCTTGGGGCGTATTTTGGTTCTTGTGGGCTCTTTTGGCCTTCTGAATTTGCCCTCGCTTCCGAGGAACGTTCTGAGGGTTTGAGCACCTTGTGGCTTCAGGTTCAGCTCTGCTCTTGGGGAGGCTCGAGGCAgccctttgttttgtttccaaggGTGAGTCCTCGGCCCATCCATGTGGATATTTGTGTGTCCACACTCGGATTTcccaggctgggggctgcactGAGTCTCTGCCCTGCTGTCTGTGCGTTGGGGGGAGCTGATGTGCCAGGaatcagctctgctctgcccagcagggcacagcagcctgtCACACACCAGTGTGTGTGACCACTGCCCTGTCCCAGTGCCCTcacaccctctgggggaagcatcttttcctaaaatccaaccCAACCCTCCCTCACCCAGCTCCAGAGAGCTGGGGTCACCAGGGAGAAGAGCTCAGTGCttgcccctctgcagcccctcatgaggaagttgtaaatatatattcttttatGCCTAAATCCTCACTCAGTGTCAAACCTCCCCTGAGAACAGGTCTTTAAAGTGCACCCTGTGTATCTTTCTGGCACAGGgagtgttttgtttctctttcaagtcctgaaagaagggaggggagagtATTATATGTCCAGGGGCAAAGATGATGGCTAATTTTAAGCTCTAGACATCTGCCTGCTGTAAACTGAATTGAGATCACCCAACTTATTTTACCCCAGCGGCTGAGTCACATCTGACAGCTGAG from Motacilla alba alba isolate MOTALB_02 chromosome 27, Motacilla_alba_V1.0_pri, whole genome shotgun sequence includes:
- the NKIRAS2 gene encoding NF-kappa-B inhibitor-interacting Ras-like protein 2; the protein is MGKSCKVVVCGQASVGKTSILEQLLYGNHVVGSEMIETQEDIYVGSIETDRGVREQVRFYDTRGLRDGLELPKHCFSCTDGYVLVYSTDSKESFKRVELLKKEIDKSKDKKEVTIVVLGNKCDLQEQRRVDHDAAQHWAKGEKVKLWEVSVADRRTLIEPFIYLASKMTQPQSKSAFPLSRKNKGSGSMDG